A region from the Chlorocebus sabaeus isolate Y175 chromosome 27, mChlSab1.0.hap1, whole genome shotgun sequence genome encodes:
- the LYAR gene encoding cell growth-regulating nucleolar protein codes for MVFFTCNACGESVKKIQVEKHVSVCRNCECLSCIDCGKDFWGDDYKNHVKCISEDQKYGGKGYEGKTHKGDIKQQAWIQKISELIKRPNVSPKVRELLEQISAFDNVPRKKAKFQNWMKNSLKVHNESILDQVWNIFSEASNSEPVSKEQDQQPLHPVANPRAEISTKVPPSKVKDAVEQQGEVKKNKRERKEERQKKRKRKKKELKLENHQENSRNQKPKKRKKGQEADLEAGGEEVPEANGSAGKRSKKKKQRKDSAGEEEANVGAGKRKRRHSEVETDSKKKKMKLPEHPEGGEPEDHEAPAKGKFNWKGTIKAILKQAPDNEITIKKLRKKVLAQYYTVTDEHHRSEEELLVIFNKKISKNPTFKLLKDKVKLVK; via the exons ATGGTATTTTTTACATGCAATGCATGTGGTGAATCAGTGAAGAAAATACAAGTGGAAAAGCATGTGTCTGTCTGCAGAAACTGTGAATGCCTTTCTTGCATTGACTGCGGTAAAGATTTCTG GGGTGACGACTATAAAAACCACGTGAAATGCATAAGCGAAGATCAGAAGTATGGTGGCAAAGGCTATGAAGGTAAAACCCACAAAGGCGACATTAAACAGCAGGCGTGGATTCAG aAAATTAGTGAATTAATAAAGAGACCCAACGTCAGCCCCAAAGTGAGAGAACTTTTAGAGCAAATTAGTGCTTTTGACAACGTTCCCAGGAAAAAGGCGAAATTTCAG AATTGGATGAAGAACAGCTTAAAAGTTCATAATGAATCCATTCTGGACCAggtgtggaatatcttttctgAAGCTTCCAACAGT GAACCAGTCAGTAAGGAACAGGATCAACAGCCGCTCCACCCAGTGGCAAATCCACGTGCAGAAATCTCCACCAAGGTTCCACCCTCCAAAGTGAAAGATGCCGTGGAACAGCAAGGGGAGgtgaagaagaataaaagagaaagaaaggaagaacggcagaagaaaaggaaaagaaaaaagaaagaactaaaattagaaaaccacCAGGAAAACTCAAGGAATCAGAAGCCTAAGAAGCGTAAAAAGGGACAGGAGGCTGACCTTGAGGCGGGTGGGGAGGAAGTCCCTGAGGCCAACGGCTCTGCAGGGAAGAGGAGCAAGAAGAAGAAGCAGCGCAAGGACAGTGCTGGTGAGGAAGAGGCAAACGTGGGTGCAGGAAAGAGGAAGCGGAGGCACTCAGAAG TTGAAACAGattctaagaagaaaaagatgaagctCCCAGAGCATCCTGAGGGCGGAGAACCAGAAGACCATGAGGCTCCTGCAAAAG GTAAATTCAACTGGAAGGGAACGATTAAAGCAATTCTGAAACAGGCCCCAGACaatgaaataacaataaaaaagctAAGGAAAAAG GTTTTAGCTCAGTACTACACAGTGACAGATGAGCATCACAGATCCGAAGAGGAACTCCTGGtcatttttaacaagaaaatcAGCAAGAACCCTACCTTTAAGTTATTAAAGGACAAAGTCAAGCTTGTGAAATGa